The following proteins are encoded in a genomic region of Triticum dicoccoides isolate Atlit2015 ecotype Zavitan chromosome 1B, WEW_v2.0, whole genome shotgun sequence:
- the LOC119348701 gene encoding mucin-5AC-like: MEDLLDAEIGKNDYDWLLTPPGTPRVPALEVAQKIPSSNILPKRTLTRSSSTTRASRLSVSQTENGHSAVPTRPARSNSVTRPSIQSTLMSSNNRTSVLNASISSVSSRPTTPSRRSSTIAVPKQLVPASRPVPARSSTPVKARPSTPSKTRPSTPVKTHQTTSNSTTDAAAGRTTATQSSRPSTPNSRSRIMLNSSSGSIPAMSRPSPSIGIIPATSRAGASSSNGHGTSHSTSLSSGTVPSVSRSTSRSSTPTRQPAVRSSAPAMGRSPSFGRTSSSNSLTTSMNRPAASSVRSSAPSSAPSSRPSSPGPRPRAPVRTHDIPSSAPSSRPSSPGPRPRAPVRPHDTPSSAPSSRPSSPSPRPRAPVRPLDIPDFPNETPPNLRTKLPERPLSAGRSRPGMASGIRSNPHAEQLAASAPAKKLSVPAASRNKFSDPPSKAPSRSNGHQNRQSERSVVDSQATRTARAGAVAGDNGFGRTISKNSLDMAIKHMDIRQNLGGIRGASLFPHSIRSSAGKVRPVRMSDPGHPTLNGDHPHYADNGSTNGHFFSGDSYGAVSRNGGSSTDSPDRGSFGTKETSLSELDIYGSSRYEAMLLRGEDVRNTSWLHGGFDDDKPDQSPLFDHRFEPLPEPFSPF, encoded by the exons ATGGAGGACCTGCTGGACGCCGAGATCGGCAAGAACGACTACGACTG GCTTCTTACTCCGCCTGGGACGCCCCGTGTTCCTGCTCTGGAGGTTGCTCAGAAAATACCATCCTCAAATATATTACCTAAGCGCACCCTCACTAGATCTTCCTCAACTACAAGAGCATCAAGG CTTTCGGTGTCTCAAACAGAGAATGGACATTCTGCAGTTCCCACCAGACCAGCAAGAAGTAACTCTGTAACCCGCCCTTCTATCCAATCAACTCTCATGTCAAGCAATAACAGGACATCAGTTCTCAATGCAAGTATTTCATCTGTCAGTTCAAGACCTACAACCCCAAGTAGGCGAAGCAGCACCATTGCTGTGCCAAAACAATTGGTGCCAGCTTCACGTCCAGTTCCAGCAAGGTCATCTACTCCTGTTAAAGCTCGTCCATCTACACCATCCAAAACTCGCCCGTCTACTCCTGTGAAAACTCATCAAACAACATCCAACTCTACAACTGACGCAGCTGCTGGCAGGACCACAGCCACCCAAAGTTCAAGGCCATCGACTCCAAATTCTCGCTCTCGAATTATGTTGAATTCATCTTCAGGGTCTATTCCTGCAATGAGCCGCCCAAGTCCATCCATAGGTATAATTCCTGCGACGAGCCGCGCAGGTGCTTCCTCAAGTAATGGTCATGGGACAAGCCATTCCACCTCATTGTCTTCTGGCACAGTTCCTTCAGTGAGTCGCTCCACCTCACGATCATCGACACCTACACGTCAGCCTGCAGTGCGTTCATCGGCCCCAGCTATGGGCCGTTCGCCTTCTTTTGGACGGACTTCTAGTAGCAATAGCTTGACCACATCTATGAACCGACCTGCAGCTAGCAGTGTCCGAAGTTCAGCACCGTCATCGGCTCCATCATCACGCCCAAGTTCCCCAGGTCCACGACCCCGAGCTCCAGTGCGCACACATGACATTCCTTCCTCGGCTCCATCATCTCGTCCAAGCTCCCCAGGTCCACGACCTCGAGCTCCAGTGCGGCCACATGATACCCCTTCATCGGCTCCATCATCTCGTCCAAGCTCCCCAAGTCCACGGCCCCGAGCTCCAGTGCGGCCACTTGATATCCCTGATTTCCCAAATGAAACGCCACCAAACCTGAGGACAAAGCTACCTGAGCGACCACTATCTGCTGGTAGATCACGCCCGGGAATGGCTTCAGGAATAAGATCAAACCCACATGCTGAACAGTTAGCTGCCTCGGCTCCTGCGAAAAAGCTCTCCGTGCCTGCTGCAAGTCGTAATAAGTTTTCTGATCCACCATCGAAGGCGCCTTCTCGCTCAAATGGACACCAAAATAGGCAGTCTGAAAGGTCCGTTGTTGACAGCCAAGCTACTAGAACTGCACGGGCTGGTGCAGTTGCAGGCGATAATGGATTTGGGAGGACAATTTCAAAGAATTCACTTGACATGGCGATCAAGCACATG GACATTCGGCAGAACCTGGGTGGCATCCGTGGCGCATCCCTGTTCCCCCACAGCATCCGCTCGAGCGCCGGCAAGGTCCGTCCGGTCCGAATGTCTGACCCAGGGCATCCCACCTTGAACGGTGACCACCCGCACTACGCCGACAACGGCAGCACCAACGGGCACTTCTTCTCAGGGGACTCGTACGGAGCTGTGTCCCGCAACGGCGGCAGCTCGACCGACTCGCCGGACCGGGGAAGCTTCGGGACCAAGGAGACGTCCCTGAGCGAGCTGGACATCTACGGCAGCTCGCGGTACGAGGCAATGCTGCTGCGGGGGGAGGACGTGAGGAACACGAGCTGGCTGCACGGCGGGTTCGACGACGACAAGCCCGACCAGAGCCCCCTGTTCGACCACCGGTTCGAGCCGCTCCCGGAGCCCTTCAGCCCCTTCTGA